The proteins below come from a single Serratia fonticola genomic window:
- a CDS encoding outer membrane usher protein yields the protein MVRYFSRSLLAILCQASLGSGVLLGAVSVTQAKDIQFNTDVLDLKDRDNIDLGQFSHQGFILPGTYDLALSLNNQVQPARPVTFLAPDDDPKGSQVCLSKEMVDQLGLTKAALAGLTWWHKGECLDLASLHGLQARTDLGTNTLYLSIPQAYLEYSSANWDPPSRWEEGIPGVLLDYNLNTQVQRQSQDSTQNYNLSGNGVAGANLGPWRLRASWQTRIDHQSDSITKNTRSFDWTQYTAYRAITPLRAKLTLGEDFLNSDIFDSFRFTGGSLVSDDNMLPPNLRGYAPEVTGVARGNGKVVISQQGRVIKEVLVASGPFRIQDLDSAVSGTLDVRVEEVDGSVQRFQVDTATIPYLTRPGQVRFKLAAGRPSDFQHKVNGPMFATGEFSWGVSNGWSLYGGGLSGDDYTALSMGIGRDLMALGALSADMTQSRARLDQNTQQGGSYRLSYSKRFDETGSQVTFAGYRFSDSGFLSMADYLSAKDNPDGSALGRSKEMYTVSFSQQIESLAMSGYLNYNHQTYWNQATSDRYDLTLARYFDLGSFRNVNLSLTAYRNNFSNTKDDGMYLSLSLPWGNSGAVSYSGSYAAGSNSNSVSYSDRIGESDNYTLRTGMSNHDADMSGYYTHRGTLAQVDGMASYRSGQYSSAGVSMSGGATLTGEGGALHRTSIMGGTRMLVDTDGVAGVPVGGYGNTVNSNIFGKAVVADVNSYYRSSVRIDVDKLADNAQATGSVLQGTLTEGAIGYRHFEVVAGEKAMAVIRLANGSVPPFGATVLNAKQQETGMVNDAGNVYLSGIKPGETMTVHWNSAEQCRITLPKEIPAGMTANLLLPCVNG from the coding sequence ATGGTGCGTTATTTTTCCCGCTCCCTGCTCGCCATCTTGTGTCAGGCCAGCTTGGGCAGCGGCGTATTGCTCGGCGCAGTGAGCGTGACCCAGGCAAAGGATATCCAGTTCAACACGGATGTATTGGATCTCAAAGATCGTGACAACATTGATTTAGGCCAGTTTTCGCATCAGGGCTTTATCCTGCCGGGCACTTATGACCTGGCTTTGAGCCTGAATAACCAGGTGCAACCGGCACGCCCGGTAACGTTCTTGGCACCGGACGACGATCCGAAAGGCAGCCAGGTCTGTCTGAGCAAAGAGATGGTAGATCAACTGGGGCTAACCAAGGCCGCATTGGCAGGGTTGACCTGGTGGCATAAGGGCGAGTGTCTGGATCTGGCTAGCTTGCATGGGCTTCAGGCTCGTACCGATCTCGGGACCAACACGCTGTACCTCAGTATTCCGCAGGCGTATCTGGAATACAGCAGTGCTAACTGGGATCCTCCTTCGCGCTGGGAAGAAGGGATCCCCGGTGTTTTGCTGGATTACAACCTGAATACTCAGGTTCAGCGGCAGAGCCAGGACAGCACCCAGAATTACAATCTCAGTGGTAATGGAGTGGCAGGAGCCAACCTGGGGCCGTGGCGGTTGCGGGCCAGTTGGCAGACCAGGATCGACCATCAGAGCGATTCGATAACAAAGAATACCCGCAGTTTTGACTGGACACAGTACACCGCCTATCGGGCGATTACACCGCTGCGTGCCAAGCTGACGTTGGGGGAAGATTTCCTGAATTCCGACATCTTCGACAGCTTCCGTTTCACCGGGGGCAGCCTGGTCTCGGATGACAACATGTTACCACCGAATTTGCGTGGTTATGCGCCAGAGGTTACCGGTGTGGCACGCGGCAACGGCAAAGTAGTGATCAGCCAGCAGGGGCGGGTGATCAAGGAAGTCCTGGTCGCCTCCGGGCCATTCCGTATCCAGGATCTGGATAGCGCGGTTTCTGGGACATTGGATGTGCGGGTGGAAGAGGTCGATGGTAGCGTACAGCGCTTCCAGGTGGATACAGCCACCATTCCTTACCTGACACGACCAGGGCAGGTGCGTTTCAAGCTGGCGGCAGGTCGTCCATCGGACTTCCAGCATAAGGTCAATGGACCGATGTTTGCCACGGGTGAGTTCTCCTGGGGCGTGAGTAACGGTTGGTCGCTGTACGGCGGCGGATTGAGTGGGGATGACTACACCGCTCTGTCAATGGGGATTGGCCGTGACCTGATGGCCCTAGGGGCTTTGTCAGCGGATATGACTCAGTCCCGTGCACGGTTGGATCAGAACACTCAGCAGGGGGGATCTTACCGGTTGAGCTACTCAAAGCGCTTTGACGAGACCGGCAGCCAGGTCACCTTTGCTGGCTACCGCTTCTCCGATAGTGGCTTTCTGTCGATGGCGGATTACCTGAGTGCGAAAGATAATCCAGACGGAAGTGCGCTGGGGCGCAGTAAAGAGATGTACACAGTCTCTTTCAGCCAGCAAATCGAATCGCTGGCGATGAGTGGGTACCTGAACTACAACCACCAGACCTATTGGAACCAGGCCACCAGTGATCGCTATGACCTGACGCTGGCACGCTATTTTGACCTTGGCAGTTTCCGTAACGTTAACTTGTCGCTGACGGCATACCGAAACAACTTCAGCAACACCAAGGATGACGGTATGTATCTGTCGCTGTCCCTACCGTGGGGCAATTCGGGAGCGGTGAGTTACAGCGGTTCTTACGCCGCGGGTAGCAACAGTAACTCGGTTAGCTATTCTGACCGGATTGGCGAAAGCGATAACTATACCCTACGTACGGGTATGTCGAACCACGACGCCGATATGAGCGGCTATTACACACACCGCGGAACCTTGGCACAAGTCGATGGCATGGCCAGTTACCGCTCCGGGCAGTATAGCTCGGCAGGGGTGTCGATGTCGGGCGGAGCTACCCTGACGGGTGAAGGCGGCGCTTTACATCGTACATCGATAATGGGTGGGACGCGGATGCTGGTTGATACCGATGGTGTAGCAGGAGTGCCAGTAGGCGGTTATGGCAACACGGTCAACTCCAATATCTTCGGTAAAGCGGTAGTGGCGGATGTGAACAGTTATTACCGCAGCAGCGTACGTATCGACGTAGACAAACTGGCCGACAACGCCCAAGCCACCGGCTCAGTGCTGCAAGGCACGCTGACCGAAGGGGCCATTGGCTATCGTCACTTTGAAGTCGTCGCGGGTGAGAAGGCGATGGCGGTAATACGTCTGGCCAATGGTTCGGTGCCGCCTTTCGGTGCCACGGTGCTGAACGCCAAGCAACAGGAAACCGGCATGGTGAACGATGCAGGCAACGTCTACCTCAGCGGTATCAAGCCGGGTGAGACCATGACGGTGCACTGGAACAGTGCCGAACAGTGCCGCATTACGCTGCCGAAAGAAATACCGGCGGGGATGACCGCCAACCTGCTGCTGCCTTGTGTAAACGGATAA
- a CDS encoding fimbria/pilus periplasmic chaperone encodes MKRFFVMSLLAGVAVATLVPSAQAAISLDRTRVVFPGNEKSVSLTVRNQNPELPYLAQGWLEDAHGTKLEGNSAFTVLPPVQRVEPKGQTQVKIQATPGANMLPQDRESLFFFNLREIPPKSDKSNVLQIALQTRIKMFYRPAALAEAAAKQQATPYQEQLTLSKQGDQYTVNNPTPYFVTLIGASARKESEVVKGFEPLMVPPKGSVKLGGSAAALGATPVLVYVNDYGGQPALTFKCSGSNCQVDESKRDK; translated from the coding sequence ATGAAAAGATTTTTTGTGATGAGCCTGTTGGCAGGAGTCGCAGTAGCCACATTGGTTCCCTCTGCGCAGGCGGCCATTTCGCTGGATCGGACCCGCGTGGTGTTCCCGGGGAATGAGAAGTCAGTGAGCCTGACCGTGCGCAACCAGAACCCGGAACTGCCATACCTGGCTCAAGGGTGGCTGGAGGATGCCCATGGCACCAAGCTGGAAGGGAACAGTGCGTTTACCGTGCTGCCACCGGTACAGCGTGTCGAACCCAAGGGACAGACCCAGGTAAAAATCCAGGCAACGCCGGGAGCCAACATGTTGCCACAGGATCGCGAATCGCTGTTCTTCTTCAACCTGCGGGAAATCCCGCCGAAAAGCGACAAGTCGAACGTATTGCAGATAGCGCTGCAAACGCGCATCAAGATGTTCTATCGCCCGGCTGCACTAGCCGAAGCGGCGGCCAAGCAACAGGCGACGCCGTATCAGGAGCAACTGACGCTGAGCAAACAGGGTGACCAATATACCGTCAACAACCCAACGCCGTATTTTGTGACGTTGATTGGTGCCAGCGCCAGGAAAGAAAGCGAAGTGGTGAAAGGTTTTGAACCGCTGATGGTGCCACCAAAGGGCAGCGTCAAGCTGGGCGGCAGTGCGGCGGCGTTAGGGGCGACCCCGGTGCTGGTGTATGTCAATGACTACGGCGGTCAACCGGCGCTGACTTTCAAATGCAGTGGCAGCAACTGCCAGGTGGATGAAAGCAAGCGCGACAAATAA
- a CDS encoding fimbrial protein, with protein sequence MEKRRLPGKTAKYSVLSGMVLAALLSPVAQAATGLIDGEHGVLRVSGALTESACRLEMSSADQSVELGDVGTGRLQHVGDRGTAVAVQLRLQDCLRSAANNRDQQGNLTWSTNQPAVSLTFTGVQDNYEPNLFLARGVGGMGLRLTDASRRDVVPGLAGQPQLLTPGSNVLTYYIAPERTGAPLQAGAYLAHVNVRLSYE encoded by the coding sequence ATGGAAAAGAGAAGACTGCCCGGCAAGACGGCAAAGTATTCCGTCCTGAGCGGCATGGTACTGGCTGCCCTGCTTTCTCCCGTGGCGCAGGCCGCTACGGGGTTGATTGACGGTGAGCACGGTGTGCTGCGCGTGTCGGGAGCGCTGACCGAAAGCGCCTGCCGCCTGGAGATGAGCAGTGCCGACCAGTCGGTCGAGTTGGGGGATGTGGGAACGGGTCGCCTGCAACACGTGGGCGATCGCGGCACGGCGGTGGCGGTACAACTGCGTTTGCAAGACTGCCTGCGCAGCGCGGCCAACAATCGTGACCAGCAGGGTAACCTGACCTGGAGCACCAACCAGCCTGCGGTGTCGTTGACCTTTACCGGCGTGCAGGATAACTACGAACCCAATCTTTTCCTGGCGCGCGGTGTGGGCGGTATGGGGCTGCGCCTGACGGATGCCTCCCGCCGTGACGTCGTGCCGGGGTTGGCAGGACAACCGCAGCTACTGACACCGGGCAGCAATGTGCTGACCTACTATATCGCGCCGGAGCGCACCGGGGCACCGCTACAAGCGGGCGCGTATCTGGCCCATGTCAACGTCAGGCTAAGCTATGAATAA
- a CDS encoding fimbrial protein yields MNKFPLRALSGVLGGLVLCCAPAQASNVLTVSITGTVITAPACTLNANTAIDVKFGSALQTTSIDGNNYTTPVPFTLTCVGNPSSLRLRFQGTSTDFGTGVLATNFPDLGIQLLKPDSSVLAMDEWFTFAYSATPPAISAVPVKRPGTILPGGVFNSTATLLVEVL; encoded by the coding sequence ATGAATAAATTTCCACTGCGGGCATTGAGTGGTGTACTCGGCGGCCTGGTGTTGTGCTGTGCCCCGGCACAGGCTAGTAACGTATTGACGGTCAGTATCACCGGTACGGTAATCACTGCCCCGGCTTGCACTCTGAATGCCAATACCGCGATCGATGTGAAGTTTGGCAGTGCCTTGCAGACAACCAGCATTGATGGCAACAACTATACCACGCCGGTGCCGTTTACCCTGACCTGCGTTGGCAACCCGTCGAGTCTGCGGTTGCGGTTCCAGGGGACGAGCACTGACTTTGGCACGGGCGTATTGGCGACCAACTTTCCCGATCTGGGGATCCAGCTTTTGAAACCAGACAGTAGCGTGCTGGCTATGGATGAGTGGTTTACCTTTGCCTATTCGGCCACGCCGCCTGCCATCAGTGCTGTGCCGGTGAAACGGCCTGGGACTATTCTGCCGGGTGGGGTGTTCAATAGCACGGCAACGCTGCTGGTGGAGGTGCTATGA
- a CDS encoding fimbrial protein: MKQLTALWPVLALTIALGSALPAQAVDVKFTGTLVVPPPCVINSNSDIAVDFDTDMLAGRINGVNYEQPIAYTLDCTGATSATLKLQFQGGGAGFDASVLGTSITNLGLELRSDGVKLPMNTWLNFTNPARPVLTATPVKATDSTLSGGTFTAATTLLVDYQ, encoded by the coding sequence ATGAAACAGCTAACAGCGCTATGGCCTGTCCTGGCCCTGACGATCGCTCTAGGTAGCGCGTTGCCGGCGCAGGCCGTGGACGTCAAGTTCACCGGTACCTTGGTGGTGCCACCGCCATGCGTGATCAACAGCAACAGCGATATTGCAGTGGATTTTGACACCGATATGCTGGCCGGGCGGATAAATGGGGTTAATTACGAACAGCCCATCGCTTATACGCTGGACTGTACTGGCGCAACCTCCGCAACGCTGAAACTGCAATTTCAGGGCGGTGGCGCAGGTTTTGATGCCAGCGTGCTCGGTACCAGCATAACCAATTTAGGCCTGGAGTTGCGCAGTGACGGCGTCAAATTACCGATGAACACCTGGCTGAATTTTACCAACCCGGCTCGCCCTGTACTGACGGCAACCCCGGTCAAGGCTACGGACAGCACCCTGAGCGGGGGAACCTTTACCGCAGCCACCACGCTGTTGGTGGACTATCAGTGA
- a CDS encoding fimbrial protein produces the protein MTGKTISLAMLLGMLVQPAKAVQVNFQGGLVEALPCTINNGAPIEVDFGDNLVIRNLDGMRYSKPIPYQIDCSAAGVVRLSFKGAPSSFDYAAIQTNLTGLGIRILLGDGVPFPWHTSYFSDVDMQSPPVLTAVPVADPAQPPSPGAFTARATLLAEYQ, from the coding sequence ATGACGGGTAAAACAATTTCTCTGGCAATGTTGCTGGGTATGCTGGTACAGCCAGCAAAGGCGGTACAGGTGAACTTTCAGGGCGGCCTGGTGGAAGCACTGCCTTGTACTATCAATAACGGTGCTCCGATCGAAGTGGATTTTGGCGACAATCTGGTGATCCGCAATCTAGACGGGATGCGCTACAGCAAGCCGATACCTTACCAGATTGATTGCAGTGCGGCAGGGGTAGTCAGGTTGAGTTTTAAGGGGGCCCCGAGCAGTTTTGACTACGCGGCTATTCAAACCAATCTGACGGGGTTGGGTATTCGTATTCTGCTGGGTGATGGAGTACCGTTTCCTTGGCATACCTCGTATTTTTCGGATGTTGACATGCAGTCCCCCCCGGTACTGACCGCAGTGCCAGTGGCCGATCCAGCGCAGCCACCGAGCCCGGGAGCATTTACTGCCCGAGCCACGCTGCTGGCCGAATATCAATAG
- a CDS encoding fimbrial protein, which translates to MKQWQALPRIGLALLLTCPFLFCAPAQAVENVEFRGALVNAPCTLRPGDEAIELNFGTLVNKFLYTNTRSPSQTFSLHLDDCDTAVATGVKLTFMGTESTALPGLLALDAASVARGVAVGMETGAGQALPLNVQGSTTPLTQGNMVIALQAYVQAEPAAKANQGIVEGAFTATATFALEYQ; encoded by the coding sequence ATGAAGCAATGGCAAGCGTTACCACGGATCGGTCTGGCCCTGCTATTGACCTGCCCGTTTTTATTCTGCGCACCGGCACAGGCGGTCGAGAACGTGGAATTCAGAGGCGCGCTGGTGAATGCGCCCTGCACCCTGCGCCCGGGTGATGAGGCGATAGAGCTGAATTTTGGCACGTTGGTTAACAAGTTCCTTTACACCAATACGCGCAGCCCAAGCCAGACGTTCTCATTGCATCTGGATGACTGTGATACGGCGGTGGCAACGGGAGTGAAGCTGACGTTTATGGGCACCGAGAGCACGGCATTGCCAGGGCTGTTGGCGCTGGATGCTGCCAGCGTGGCCCGCGGAGTGGCGGTGGGGATGGAAACGGGGGCTGGCCAGGCGTTACCACTCAATGTCCAGGGCTCCACCACGCCGCTGACGCAGGGCAACATGGTGATTGCGTTGCAGGCCTACGTGCAGGCAGAACCTGCGGCCAAAGCCAACCAAGGAATAGTAGAGGGTGCGTTTACGGCAACGGCGACCTTTGCGCTGGAATACCAGTAG
- a CDS encoding winged helix-turn-helix domain-containing protein, with product MTSNCSGYYYLIGDSVEFWPEENLLYSRVNGEKITLFIAASRCLQLLLSQQGELVPQRDLFEAGWQKNGLEVSNNTFYQNILMLRKGLKLAGYEQAVIKTVPRQGLTIPSMVPVARIIPDTSTASAEEIPSVEENQPPTPSKVDKKASSRPRYVWAILLSLSFGVGIALLAAWNSSENKNFFSTFNFVGNIEQCSVYLHSGQTSLQSYMQFIAQNNFTCKKQEVVYFTANPLVPRASVIRCEWPFASGTKNLCISEYYLEWQHNE from the coding sequence ATGACTAGTAACTGTAGCGGTTATTATTATCTCATCGGTGACAGCGTTGAGTTTTGGCCTGAGGAAAACTTGCTTTACTCTCGTGTCAACGGTGAGAAAATCACGCTATTTATCGCAGCCTCACGCTGCCTTCAGCTCTTATTAAGCCAACAAGGTGAACTGGTTCCACAGCGGGATCTGTTTGAAGCCGGATGGCAAAAAAATGGTTTAGAGGTGTCTAACAATACCTTTTACCAAAACATCCTTATGTTACGTAAAGGATTAAAGCTTGCCGGCTATGAGCAAGCAGTGATAAAAACAGTGCCCCGCCAGGGCCTTACCATCCCCTCAATGGTTCCGGTTGCCAGAATAATACCGGACACGAGTACAGCCTCTGCCGAAGAAATACCTAGCGTAGAGGAAAACCAACCGCCAACACCCAGCAAAGTGGATAAAAAAGCATCCTCTCGGCCTCGCTATGTGTGGGCAATATTGCTTAGTCTCTCTTTTGGTGTCGGTATTGCGCTGTTAGCTGCATGGAATAGCTCAGAGAACAAGAATTTCTTCTCTACTTTTAACTTCGTAGGGAATATAGAGCAGTGTTCTGTCTATCTCCACAGCGGCCAGACATCGTTGCAGTCCTACATGCAATTTATTGCGCAGAACAACTTCACCTGCAAAAAACAGGAGGTTGTCTACTTTACCGCCAACCCATTGGTTCCACGAGCCTCAGTTATTCGCTGCGAATGGCCATTTGCTTCAGGGACCAAGAATCTCTGTATTTCTGAATATTATCTGGAGTGGCAGCATAATGAATAA
- a CDS encoding helix-turn-helix transcriptional regulator, with translation MYDSRHGFGDKFGSVMDDGYGVNEYNFDFHSEDITEISFHISSNNSYFLQGIRCSLLKLQQQHSHVVFEHSISDGSARSAMLISEMIREKKSRTLMVVIASTALLNILSLSIEQRYRDRVVFIAANECSNALLTQIADSPNTTWAKRDKFIPKGTLAALSNREKRICYYLFRGYTPKMIGAILGINIKTVSSHRVSVMKKIGCTNKIGLYKTLRVYYGTSVEG, from the coding sequence ATGTACGATAGCCGACATGGATTTGGCGATAAGTTTGGTAGCGTTATGGACGACGGGTACGGTGTGAACGAATATAATTTCGATTTTCATAGTGAAGATATAACTGAGATTTCGTTCCATATCTCCAGCAATAATAGCTACTTTTTACAAGGTATCAGATGCAGCTTGCTTAAGTTGCAGCAACAGCATAGTCATGTTGTCTTTGAACATTCGATATCGGATGGTTCGGCACGCAGTGCAATGCTGATTAGCGAAATGATACGTGAAAAGAAAAGCCGAACGTTGATGGTGGTGATTGCCAGTACTGCGTTATTGAATATATTGTCGCTAAGCATTGAGCAACGCTACAGAGACCGGGTTGTTTTTATTGCAGCCAATGAGTGTTCTAATGCTCTACTGACACAGATTGCCGATTCACCAAATACAACATGGGCAAAACGCGACAAGTTTATCCCTAAAGGGACCTTGGCTGCGTTAAGCAACAGAGAAAAACGGATTTGCTATTATCTTTTTCGCGGTTATACGCCAAAAATGATCGGTGCGATTTTAGGAATTAATATTAAAACGGTCAGCAGTCATCGTGTGTCCGTTATGAAGAAAATTGGCTGTACCAATAAAATAGGCTTATATAAGACCTTGCGGGTCTATTACGGTACCAGCGTAGAAGGCTGA
- a CDS encoding fimbrial protein, producing the protein MKLNKFMVAAIALGFVSAANAAPKDAGHGTIEFYGSIIDAPCSIAPGDDNQRIPMGQIANVALKDGGKSTPENFYIHLENCDASTLKTVTTTFTGPTSAGNADLLGITGTARGASLAITDGSGTLIKLGQATAPQGIQDQTNILNFSAYLQGDMGADGKTASEIVPGDFSTTTTFTLAYQ; encoded by the coding sequence ATGAAACTGAACAAATTCATGGTTGCCGCAATCGCTTTGGGTTTTGTTTCTGCTGCCAATGCTGCACCAAAGGACGCGGGCCATGGCACAATCGAATTCTACGGTTCCATCATTGATGCACCTTGCTCTATCGCCCCAGGCGATGACAACCAGCGTATCCCAATGGGCCAGATCGCTAACGTGGCGTTGAAAGACGGCGGTAAATCTACCCCTGAAAACTTCTACATCCACCTGGAAAACTGTGATGCATCTACCCTTAAAACGGTAACCACCACCTTCACAGGTCCAACTTCTGCGGGTAACGCCGATCTGCTGGGCATCACCGGTACTGCTCGTGGCGCTAGCCTGGCTATCACCGACGGTAGCGGCACACTGATCAAACTGGGCCAGGCAACTGCTCCACAGGGCATCCAGGATCAAACCAACATCCTGAACTTCTCTGCTTACCTGCAGGGCGACATGGGTGCAGACGGTAAAACTGCTTCAGAAATCGTCCCAGGCGACTTCAGCACCACTACTACCTTTACCCTGGCTTATCAGTAA
- a CDS encoding fimbrial protein produces MFILKVMVSKGINSVNKMEYIVASCLLSALFCVTATADTFLGRGRVVMEGSIIETACAIEMSSREQVIEMITVPASQIAHDGQGIAKPFVIRLINCTLPRFDPTMPDWQAFRVTFDGLKDGALLGIEGEARGVGLQIKDQSGNIALPGVAMPLAELSSGDKLLQYTVNLLPNHQILRAGEYRSTVRFKMDYY; encoded by the coding sequence ATGTTTATTCTTAAGGTCATGGTGTCGAAGGGAATTAACAGCGTGAACAAAATGGAATATATCGTGGCGAGCTGCCTGCTCAGCGCTCTGTTTTGCGTAACCGCAACGGCGGATACGTTTTTGGGACGAGGCCGTGTCGTCATGGAAGGCAGCATTATTGAAACTGCCTGCGCCATCGAGATGAGCAGCCGTGAGCAAGTGATTGAGATGATCACCGTTCCTGCGTCACAGATTGCTCATGATGGGCAAGGTATCGCTAAACCTTTTGTCATTCGCTTAATTAACTGCACCTTGCCACGCTTCGATCCCACAATGCCCGATTGGCAGGCATTCCGCGTTACCTTTGATGGTTTGAAGGATGGCGCCTTACTGGGTATTGAAGGCGAAGCCCGAGGCGTTGGGCTACAGATCAAAGACCAATCAGGCAACATTGCATTACCCGGCGTAGCTATGCCCCTGGCAGAGTTAAGCTCCGGAGATAAGCTGCTGCAATACACCGTTAACCTGTTGCCGAATCACCAAATACTGCGAGCCGGTGAGTACCGTTCCACCGTGCGTTTCAAAATGGATTATTACTGA